A single Acetivibrio cellulolyticus CD2 DNA region contains:
- a CDS encoding non-ribosomal peptide synthetase, which translates to MYTLNNDEKITADKNPKGKSAVEDILPLTPMQESMLFQYLKNPSSEEYFQQLTLYLYGELDVEGFKKAWCTVAQKNEALRSVIKWENLNQPVQVIFKEQRLKIREYDFSSIDEGAWREKVVKMSEEDRMEGLDIEKEPFRISLLKMPGHNYAVIISGHHILYDGWSNGILLTEFFEAYNRYIKGIKPSSEINKLKIRDYIKWTKTLDKEHLAEFWKNYLCGFDKKTRLPVSTGKKEAQFGTEEFTFDLSLKLSEKVKSFAREKNFTPATLFFAAWGILLQKIDNSKDVVFGVTVSGRNLKLRGIENTVGLFINTIPVRFTAAGDEKLSKCLEELNRALIGREEFECCSLSDIKDVSEINNRENLFDSIIAFENYPLDTKLLNSEGNFRITDYEVFEKSNFDLSVSIMNFEKMKIKFIYNRGTFEKSCIEDLSRRFTMIIEEMVDKIEKPLFEVETLEKEEREFLLSDLNNTVSKYPKRKTLQKLFEEQVEKRPDAVALKLEDIEMTYGELNERANRLAALLINKGVKSNETVGILFGRSFEMIISILAVLKAGGAYLPLDPDNPVQRSIDMIRSTKTGIVLMEKSLGERLFPSRDVFNVEWDIETLVYEEITEKLSEYPASNPVCKNISCDTAYVMYTSGSTGTPKGIQTSHYNISRVVKDTNYIEILPSDIILQLSNYAFDGSTFDIFGALLNGAKLVLTKKETFLDMAKLTGIIKDEGITVFFITTALFNALVDADAQSLKNIRKVLFGGERISTIHAAKALEAAGQGKIVHVYGPTETTTFATYFPIDNIDNSSVTIPIGKPISNTEIYVLDKNLKPVFSGCLGELYIAGDGVAKGYINDVELTSMRFIKHLFKSKGFMYKTGDIVRMLPGGDIEFIERADKQVKIRGFRIEPGEIEACLNAHEDIGEAVVNILKDVDGNQYICAYVAVKKELTGDEVRNFLSKELPAYMIPSKIVLVDKIPVTSNGKVDFKKLSEYVNGDECEALYEEPKEGLEMKLADIWQQVLKVQKVGANDDFYSLGGHSLKATMLASKIKKELGFEVPLAILLKNTTVRLLANCISDLNKADFKPIEKAVEQEYYPVTAAQKSIFVQKYSDDVGTLYNMPLSLSIKGHIDEKKLVNSIKLLVKRHEALRTSFHMLEGEIVQKINGDITMDIPVIDACDESIDRLINEAAQPFELSIAPLMRSKLFKLSDVEHVLFLDMHHIVSDGITVKILIEELISIYEGKELEELKVQYKDYTMWHLEQVKSERYAKMGMFWNEMLKGEIPVLNMHLDMQRHDKRSFIGNSYKFDLSQKQKNELERLAKKNRVTLNNVLAAAYYILLNRYTGQHDIIIGSLVAGRSEQDTWRMAGMFNNFLPLRMEIDTNADFESFLTATGDMMIKAYANQDYSFDNIVENNLKDADASRNPFFDTMLILHNQFDSLNIIKLGEASLSNREVVHNTSKLDFKLDIVEEASGELKCILEYSVDLFYESTIERLAQHFTNIINEVLSNPKIKINEIEMLSENERLQLLNDFNSTKVEYSKEKTIYDFLTQQAEETPDRTAVFFGEESVSYSELDRRSNRLAEVLRNKGVTRDSVVAVMLDRSVSMAVSLFGIHKAGGAYMPISPEYPLARIDYMLEDSGAVLLITEEAHRSKIGEYVNTVFVDDPEVFNGEAKEIQKINEPNDLAYVIYTSGSTGKPKGAMIEHYSMVNRLNWMQNSFPIGESDVILQKTPFTFDVSVWELFWWAMAGAKVCFLKPGGEKEPSEIINAIEKYKITTMHFVPSMLSAFLTYVENGIDIIKLKSLRQVFASGEALGAGLVNKFNRLFAPIGTKLINLYGPTEATVDVSWFDCSYRVDFDTIPIGKPIHNIRLYVLDSKAKLQPIGVPGELHIGGDGLARGYLGRPELTVEKFIADPFYVGERIYRTGDLAKWLPDGNIEYLGRLDNQIKIRGFRIELGEIESELIKIKDIRNAAVKALEDSAGDKYLCGYIEAGEDIDIQDIRERLANVLPYYMMPSNFVVLDKMPLTPNGKVDGKALPKPSKQDKDESLYEAPTNSIEEKLIEIWKEVLGIDKKIGINDDFFRLGGHSLKAAGLAVKIHRDFGVGVTIGEIFNAPTVKELAFLISESEEKDFEEIGKIEIHEYYPVSSSQKRLFIINRLEGDNTVYNLPSMSIIEGELDIERFKLALEKLVQRHESLRTSFKLFGEIPAQIVHDNMKIDFDYCEAIGEEPEKIAERFISPFNLEVAPLFRVALVKMNTARYFLMFDMHHIIADGVSSVILAKEFISLYMGESVPELKIQFKDFAAWQNSLESGDELRRQEEYWLDRFKGEIPVLNLPSDYQRPAVQSSEGDKYTFSFDKKTLDGIRELALRKGATLYMVLLAAYNTLLYKYTGQEDIVVGSPTAGRQHADVENVVGMFVNTLALRSFPGGDKSFTLFLDEVRENAMKAYENQDYQFERLVDTLQIPRDISRNPLFDTMFVLQNMGIPTMEFENVRFLPYKVESKTSKFDLTMEVVENEEDLAVNIEYCTRLFKPETIERMAGHFKNIVDEVINNAELTLDEIDMLSKAEHEQIINVFNSTLAEYDKEKPVYKLFEEQTLKTPNNVAAIFGEDRVTYRELNLRADKLAAILQQNGVGRDSIAAIMLDRSILMEISILAVHKAGGAYLPISSEYPDDRILYMLEDSNAVVLLTNRAFDSKSGDGIKKIFVEDAGIYEESAGKQQVLSKPNDLAYVIYTSGSTGKPKGAMIEHYSLVNRLNWMQKAYPIGDGDVILQKTPFTFDVSVWELFWWGMTGAAVCFLEPGGEKNPEVILEAIDKNKVTVMHFVPSMLNAFLEYLGKGADLSKLKSLKRVFCSGEALHPAQVKKFNSLLTKANGTTLHNLYGPTEATIDVSYFDCPTVDEVDIVPIGKPIDNTSFYILGNNNVIQPVGVPGELHLAGDGLARGYINRPELNKEKFVKNPFKEGEMLYRTGDIARWLPDGNVEYIGRKDNQVKVRGFRIELGEIETELLKHEDITDAAVVARENSDKDMILYAYFVAGRELTVNEIREFLSKNLPAYMIPSYFIKLDKIPLTSSGKVDRKELPQVDGGIETGTEYVAPTNEVEEKLLEIWKEILGLDKIGINDRFFELGGYSILLIKMHSKVEELYPGKVKITDLFAYPTISMIAEFINSQKEETNKEISLKGVPFSKEYFGIEAGANKEMGFNLNIDLATHKSLKEAAAVNNIEISDILISVGAYLISQISEETNTVFQVSLDESDTFSSISIELGQINKFEDLFKEVFKVRKSVSADASYRTEDLKRKVVAKDTYEIVPLFYKSENISASFALLDVFDIAFEYGEEECTTLYIRFNGNRLSKAKMKEFAALYLKILSLFLK; encoded by the coding sequence ATGTATACTTTAAATAATGATGAGAAAATTACGGCGGATAAAAATCCAAAAGGCAAAAGTGCCGTAGAAGACATTCTGCCGTTAACGCCGATGCAGGAAAGTATGTTGTTTCAATACCTTAAGAATCCCAGTAGTGAAGAGTATTTTCAGCAGTTGACTTTGTATTTATATGGGGAATTGGATGTTGAGGGGTTTAAAAAAGCATGGTGCACTGTAGCCCAAAAAAATGAAGCTCTACGTTCGGTAATTAAGTGGGAAAATCTCAACCAGCCTGTACAGGTGATTTTTAAAGAGCAGAGGCTTAAGATCAGGGAATACGATTTTTCCAGTATTGATGAAGGTGCATGGCGTGAAAAAGTGGTTAAAATGTCTGAAGAGGACAGAATGGAAGGCCTCGATATTGAAAAGGAACCATTCAGAATAAGTCTTCTCAAAATGCCTGGACACAATTATGCAGTAATAATAAGCGGACACCATATTTTATATGACGGATGGAGCAATGGAATACTTTTAACGGAATTCTTTGAAGCATACAACAGATATATTAAAGGAATTAAGCCTTCAAGCGAAATTAATAAATTAAAAATCAGAGATTATATCAAATGGACAAAGACTTTGGATAAAGAGCATCTTGCGGAATTCTGGAAGAATTATTTATGTGGATTTGACAAAAAAACGAGACTTCCGGTTTCAACAGGGAAAAAAGAGGCTCAATTTGGTACAGAGGAATTTACATTTGATCTCTCTCTTAAGCTTTCCGAAAAAGTTAAGAGTTTTGCCAGAGAGAAAAATTTCACTCCTGCCACTTTATTTTTTGCTGCATGGGGGATTTTGCTGCAAAAAATTGACAATTCAAAAGATGTTGTTTTTGGGGTTACAGTTTCGGGAAGAAACTTAAAATTAAGGGGAATTGAAAACACTGTAGGGTTATTTATAAACACCATACCTGTAAGATTTACGGCGGCCGGAGATGAAAAGTTAAGCAAATGTCTGGAGGAGTTAAACCGTGCTTTAATTGGCAGGGAAGAATTTGAGTGCTGCTCACTTTCGGATATCAAAGACGTAAGCGAAATAAACAACAGAGAAAACCTGTTTGATTCAATTATTGCCTTTGAAAATTATCCTTTAGATACAAAACTCTTGAATTCTGAAGGGAATTTTAGAATAACAGATTATGAGGTTTTTGAAAAATCAAACTTCGACTTGAGTGTTTCAATTATGAACTTTGAGAAAATGAAAATCAAGTTCATTTATAACAGGGGGACTTTTGAAAAAAGTTGTATAGAAGACCTTTCAAGGCGTTTTACAATGATTATTGAGGAAATGGTAGATAAAATTGAGAAGCCTCTTTTTGAAGTGGAAACGTTGGAAAAAGAGGAAAGAGAATTTTTATTAAGCGACTTAAACAATACTGTAAGTAAGTATCCAAAAAGAAAAACTCTGCAGAAACTTTTTGAGGAACAGGTAGAAAAAAGACCTGATGCAGTTGCACTTAAGCTTGAAGATATAGAAATGACCTATGGGGAGCTTAATGAAAGAGCCAATAGACTTGCAGCACTCCTTATAAATAAGGGAGTAAAGTCTAATGAAACGGTGGGTATTTTGTTCGGCAGATCTTTTGAAATGATAATAAGCATACTTGCAGTGCTTAAAGCTGGGGGTGCCTATTTACCTTTAGACCCTGATAACCCGGTGCAAAGGTCTATAGACATGATTAGAAGCACAAAAACAGGAATTGTTTTGATGGAGAAGTCTTTGGGGGAAAGGTTATTTCCATCAAGGGATGTTTTCAATGTTGAGTGGGATATTGAAACCTTAGTATATGAAGAAATAACAGAGAAGTTAAGTGAATATCCTGCTTCAAACCCTGTATGTAAAAATATATCCTGCGATACAGCTTATGTAATGTATACATCTGGTTCAACCGGAACACCTAAGGGGATACAGACATCCCACTATAATATAAGCAGGGTTGTGAAGGATACCAATTACATAGAAATATTGCCCTCGGATATAATACTGCAGCTATCAAATTATGCTTTTGACGGTTCCACATTCGATATTTTCGGAGCACTGTTAAACGGTGCAAAGCTTGTGCTTACAAAGAAAGAAACATTTCTGGATATGGCAAAGCTGACAGGTATTATAAAAGATGAGGGGATAACGGTATTTTTTATAACTACTGCGCTTTTCAATGCTTTAGTGGATGCAGATGCACAGAGCCTTAAAAATATAAGAAAAGTCCTTTTCGGAGGGGAACGCATTTCTACCATCCATGCTGCAAAGGCTCTTGAGGCAGCAGGGCAGGGCAAGATTGTACATGTATATGGGCCTACTGAGACAACTACCTTTGCAACTTATTTCCCGATTGACAATATTGATAATTCTTCTGTAACTATTCCAATAGGAAAGCCTATATCAAATACTGAAATCTATGTGCTTGACAAAAACTTAAAGCCTGTATTTTCAGGTTGTTTGGGGGAGTTATACATAGCCGGAGATGGTGTCGCAAAGGGCTATATAAATGATGTTGAACTCACATCTATGAGGTTCATCAAACACTTGTTCAAATCAAAAGGGTTTATGTACAAGACTGGAGATATTGTACGAATGCTTCCCGGGGGAGATATCGAATTTATAGAAAGAGCAGATAAACAGGTAAAAATCAGGGGATTTAGAATAGAACCAGGTGAAATAGAAGCCTGCCTCAATGCACATGAGGATATTGGGGAGGCTGTTGTGAACATATTGAAGGATGTAGATGGAAATCAGTATATTTGTGCTTATGTGGCAGTAAAGAAGGAACTAACCGGAGATGAAGTGCGGAATTTCCTGTCAAAAGAACTTCCTGCATATATGATACCTTCTAAAATTGTACTTGTTGATAAAATCCCTGTTACATCTAATGGGAAGGTGGATTTTAAAAAACTCTCCGAATACGTCAATGGAGACGAGTGCGAGGCCTTATATGAGGAACCTAAGGAAGGTTTGGAAATGAAGCTGGCCGATATATGGCAGCAGGTACTAAAGGTTCAGAAAGTTGGGGCAAACGATGATTTTTACTCATTGGGAGGACACTCACTGAAAGCGACAATGCTTGCTTCAAAAATAAAAAAGGAATTAGGTTTTGAAGTGCCTTTGGCTATATTGCTTAAAAATACCACAGTAAGGCTTCTGGCTAATTGCATCTCAGACTTGAATAAAGCCGATTTTAAGCCTATAGAAAAGGCTGTAGAACAGGAATACTATCCTGTAACAGCAGCTCAGAAAAGTATTTTTGTTCAAAAGTATTCGGATGACGTTGGGACTCTTTATAATATGCCGCTTTCGCTCTCAATAAAAGGGCACATAGATGAAAAGAAACTTGTCAATTCCATTAAGCTGCTGGTTAAGAGGCATGAAGCATTAAGAACTTCATTTCATATGCTTGAAGGAGAGATCGTGCAGAAAATAAATGGGGATATAACGATGGACATTCCTGTTATAGATGCATGTGATGAGAGCATTGACAGATTAATTAATGAGGCAGCCCAGCCGTTTGAATTATCTATAGCTCCCCTTATGAGATCGAAGCTTTTTAAGTTATCAGATGTTGAACATGTACTTTTTTTAGACATGCACCACATAGTTTCGGACGGAATTACAGTAAAAATTCTTATTGAAGAATTAATTTCAATCTATGAAGGTAAAGAGTTGGAAGAACTTAAGGTGCAGTATAAGGATTATACAATGTGGCACCTTGAACAGGTAAAGAGTGAAAGGTATGCGAAGATGGGCATGTTCTGGAATGAAATGCTTAAGGGGGAAATTCCGGTTCTTAACATGCACCTTGACATGCAAAGACATGATAAAAGAAGTTTTATAGGGAACAGCTACAAATTTGACCTTTCTCAAAAGCAAAAGAATGAGTTGGAAAGGCTTGCAAAAAAGAATAGAGTCACGTTGAACAATGTTCTTGCTGCTGCTTATTACATACTTTTAAACAGGTATACGGGTCAGCATGATATTATAATTGGTTCGCTTGTTGCAGGAAGAAGTGAGCAGGATACATGGCGTATGGCAGGTATGTTCAATAATTTTCTTCCATTGAGGATGGAAATTGATACTAATGCCGACTTTGAAAGCTTTTTAACAGCAACCGGGGATATGATGATAAAGGCATATGCCAATCAGGATTATTCCTTTGACAATATTGTTGAGAACAATCTTAAGGATGCGGATGCTTCAAGAAATCCTTTCTTTGATACTATGCTTATTTTGCACAACCAGTTTGATTCGCTAAACATTATCAAGCTCGGTGAAGCATCACTCTCAAATCGTGAAGTCGTGCACAATACTTCAAAGCTGGATTTTAAGCTGGATATAGTGGAAGAAGCATCAGGTGAACTAAAGTGCATACTGGAGTACAGTGTTGATTTGTTTTATGAAAGCACAATTGAGCGACTTGCTCAGCATTTTACAAATATCATTAATGAGGTGCTGTCAAATCCGAAAATAAAGATTAATGAAATAGAAATGCTCTCTGAAAACGAAAGGTTACAACTGCTCAATGATTTTAACTCAACAAAGGTTGAATATTCTAAAGAGAAAACTATATATGATTTCTTAACGCAACAGGCAGAAGAAACACCAGACAGAACAGCAGTATTTTTTGGAGAAGAGTCGGTGTCATATTCAGAGCTTGACAGGAGATCAAACAGGCTTGCAGAGGTCTTAAGAAATAAAGGTGTAACAAGGGACAGTGTTGTTGCAGTTATGCTGGATCGTTCTGTTTCCATGGCGGTAAGCCTTTTTGGAATTCACAAAGCCGGTGGGGCGTATATGCCGATTAGTCCAGAGTATCCTTTGGCTAGAATAGACTATATGCTGGAGGACAGCGGTGCTGTATTACTGATAACGGAAGAAGCTCACAGATCTAAAATCGGTGAATATGTAAATACGGTTTTTGTTGATGATCCAGAGGTCTTTAATGGAGAAGCAAAGGAAATTCAGAAGATTAATGAGCCTAATGATCTGGCGTATGTTATATATACATCAGGTTCGACAGGAAAGCCTAAGGGAGCAATGATTGAGCATTACTCAATGGTAAACAGACTGAACTGGATGCAAAACAGCTTCCCAATAGGAGAAAGTGATGTGATACTTCAAAAAACTCCATTTACTTTTGATGTATCAGTATGGGAGCTTTTCTGGTGGGCAATGGCAGGGGCTAAAGTATGCTTCTTAAAGCCGGGAGGGGAAAAAGAGCCTTCTGAAATCATAAATGCAATTGAGAAGTATAAGATTACAACAATGCATTTCGTGCCTTCAATGCTATCTGCATTTTTGACCTATGTGGAAAACGGTATAGACATTATAAAGCTAAAAAGCTTGAGACAGGTTTTTGCAAGCGGTGAAGCTCTTGGAGCAGGTCTTGTAAATAAATTCAACAGGTTGTTTGCGCCAATAGGAACAAAGCTTATCAATCTCTATGGCCCTACTGAGGCGACAGTGGATGTATCCTGGTTTGACTGCTCTTATAGAGTTGATTTTGATACTATACCAATAGGAAAACCCATTCATAATATCAGGCTTTATGTTTTGGACTCTAAAGCTAAGCTTCAGCCAATTGGGGTACCGGGTGAACTGCATATAGGCGGAGATGGTCTGGCAAGAGGATATCTGGGAAGGCCTGAACTCACAGTTGAAAAGTTTATAGCAGATCCATTCTATGTAGGAGAGCGTATATATAGAACCGGGGATCTGGCAAAGTGGCTGCCCGACGGGAATATTGAATACCTGGGAAGGTTGGATAACCAGATAAAAATAAGAGGTTTCAGAATTGAGTTGGGGGAAATCGAGTCGGAACTTATAAAAATAAAAGACATTAGGAATGCTGCTGTTAAAGCGTTAGAAGACAGTGCCGGTGACAAATATCTTTGTGGTTATATTGAGGCTGGGGAAGATATTGATATTCAAGACATAAGGGAGAGATTAGCTAATGTACTGCCCTATTATATGATGCCGTCAAATTTTGTAGTACTGGATAAAATGCCGCTTACGCCAAACGGAAAGGTGGATGGAAAAGCACTGCCAAAGCCTTCTAAGCAAGACAAGGATGAGAGCTTGTATGAGGCACCGACCAATTCTATAGAAGAGAAGCTTATAGAAATTTGGAAAGAGGTATTGGGAATAGATAAGAAAATCGGGATAAATGACGATTTCTTCCGTTTGGGAGGTCATTCGCTTAAAGCTGCAGGACTTGCAGTCAAGATTCACAGAGACTTTGGCGTGGGAGTAACCATAGGAGAAATATTTAATGCTCCTACGGTAAAAGAACTGGCTTTTCTGATAAGTGAATCGGAAGAAAAGGATTTTGAAGAGATTGGCAAGATTGAAATACATGAATATTATCCTGTATCTTCTTCGCAAAAGAGGCTGTTTATAATAAACAGGCTCGAAGGCGACAACACAGTTTATAATCTACCATCAATGTCTATCATTGAAGGTGAGTTGGATATTGAGCGTTTCAAGCTGGCTTTGGAAAAGCTTGTACAGAGGCATGAGTCTTTAAGGACTTCCTTTAAGCTTTTTGGAGAAATACCTGCCCAGATTGTTCATGACAATATGAAGATTGATTTTGATTATTGTGAAGCTATAGGAGAAGAGCCGGAGAAAATAGCAGAAAGGTTTATAAGCCCTTTCAATTTAGAGGTAGCACCGCTCTTCAGGGTGGCATTGGTTAAAATGAATACCGCCAGGTATTTCCTGATGTTTGATATGCACCATATAATTGCTGATGGAGTTTCATCGGTGATACTTGCAAAGGAATTTATCAGCCTTTATATGGGAGAAAGTGTGCCTGAACTCAAAATCCAGTTTAAGGATTTTGCAGCATGGCAAAATTCCCTTGAATCAGGCGATGAATTAAGAAGACAGGAAGAATACTGGCTTGACAGGTTTAAGGGAGAGATTCCTGTACTTAATCTGCCTTCCGATTATCAAAGGCCTGCTGTACAAAGCAGTGAGGGAGATAAATATACTTTCAGTTTCGATAAAAAGACGCTTGATGGGATAAGAGAACTGGCGCTCAGAAAAGGTGCTACACTTTACATGGTTCTTTTGGCGGCATATAACACACTTTTATATAAATATACCGGTCAGGAAGACATTGTGGTAGGATCGCCGACAGCCGGAAGACAGCATGCTGATGTTGAAAATGTTGTGGGGATGTTTGTTAATACCCTTGCCTTGAGGAGTTTCCCAGGCGGAGATAAAAGCTTCACACTTTTCCTTGATGAAGTAAGGGAAAATGCGATGAAAGCTTATGAAAACCAGGATTACCAGTTTGAAAGGCTTGTAGATACTCTTCAAATTCCGAGGGACATAAGCCGGAATCCATTGTTCGATACTATGTTTGTACTGCAGAATATGGGCATTCCTACTATGGAATTTGAAAACGTAAGGTTTTTGCCATACAAAGTAGAAAGTAAAACTTCAAAATTCGATCTGACAATGGAGGTTGTTGAGAACGAAGAGGACTTGGCTGTTAATATTGAATACTGCACGCGCCTCTTTAAACCGGAGACTATAGAACGAATGGCCGGACACTTTAAAAATATAGTTGATGAGGTTATAAATAATGCTGAACTCACTTTAGATGAAATAGATATGCTTTCAAAAGCAGAACATGAGCAGATTATTAATGTGTTTAACAGTACGTTAGCTGAGTATGATAAGGAAAAGCCGGTGTATAAGCTTTTTGAAGAACAGACTCTAAAGACACCGAATAATGTAGCTGCCATATTTGGGGAGGATAGGGTAACATACAGGGAACTCAATTTAAGAGCGGATAAGCTTGCGGCTATTTTACAGCAAAATGGTGTTGGAAGGGACAGTATTGCAGCAATAATGCTTGACAGATCCATTCTGATGGAGATTAGCATTCTAGCAGTACATAAGGCAGGAGGAGCATATCTTCCTATCAGCTCGGAATACCCTGATGATAGAATTTTGTACATGCTAGAGGACTCAAATGCGGTTGTGCTTTTGACAAATAGGGCATTTGACAGCAAATCAGGTGATGGAATAAAGAAGATATTTGTTGAAGATGCAGGTATTTATGAAGAAAGTGCTGGCAAACAGCAGGTACTAAGTAAACCAAACGACCTTGCATATGTCATATACACATCGGGATCAACAGGAAAACCGAAGGGTGCGATGATTGAGCACTATTCACTTGTAAACAGGCTCAATTGGATGCAGAAGGCTTACCCTATAGGAGATGGGGATGTGATACTGCAAAAGACACCTTTTACATTTGATGTATCGGTATGGGAGCTTTTCTGGTGGGGTATGACTGGCGCAGCAGTATGCTTCCTTGAGCCTGGGGGAGAAAAGAATCCTGAGGTGATTTTGGAGGCTATAGATAAGAATAAAGTTACTGTTATGCACTTTGTGCCGTCAATGCTAAATGCTTTTCTGGAGTATTTAGGCAAGGGTGCTGACCTAAGTAAGTTAAAGAGCCTCAAAAGGGTATTTTGCAGTGGGGAGGCACTTCATCCGGCACAGGTTAAGAAGTTTAACAGCCTGCTCACAAAAGCTAATGGCACAACCCTTCATAATCTCTATGGTCCTACAGAAGCAACTATAGACGTGTCATATTTCGACTGCCCGACTGTAGATGAGGTAGATATTGTACCTATAGGCAAACCAATTGACAATACAAGTTTCTATATACTTGGCAACAACAATGTTATACAGCCGGTAGGAGTGCCAGGTGAACTGCATTTAGCCGGGGATGGCCTTGCTAGAGGGTATATTAACAGGCCTGAGCTCAATAAAGAGAAATTTGTGAAAAATCCATTCAAAGAAGGTGAGATGCTTTACCGTACAGGAGACATCGCTCGCTGGCTGCCTGACGGAAATGTTGAATACATTGGAAGAAAAGATAATCAGGTTAAGGTAAGAGGCTTCAGAATTGAGCTTGGAGAGATAGAGACAGAGCTTTTAAAACATGAGGATATAACTGATGCAGCCGTAGTTGCCAGGGAAAACAGTGATAAAGATATGATTCTTTATGCTTACTTTGTGGCAGGCAGGGAACTTACTGTTAACGAAATAAGAGAGTTTTTGTCCAAGAACCTTCCAGCTTATATGATACCGTCCTACTTTATCAAGCTGGATAAAATACCTTTGACCTCAAGCGGAAAGGTTGACAGGAAGGAACTGCCTCAAGTGGATGGAGGGATAGAAACCGGAACGGAATATGTTGCTCCCACAAATGAGGTGGAAGAAAAACTCTTAGAGATTTGGAAGGAAATTTTAGGGCTTGATAAAATCGGTATAAACGACAGGTTCTTTGAGTTGGGTGGATATTCAATTCTACTTATAAAGATGCATTCAAAGGTTGAAGAATTATACCCGGGAAAGGTAAAAATTACAGATCTTTTTGCTTATCCTACTATTTCAATGATTGCAGAGTTTATAAATAGCCAAAAAGAAGAGACGAATAAAGAAATTTCATTAAAAGGAGTTCCTTTTTCTAAAGAGTATTTTGGTATTGAAGCGGGAGCCAATAAGGAAATGGGTTTTAATCTGAATATAGACTTAGCTACCCACAAGAGCCTTAAGGAAGCTGCAGCGGTTAATAATATTGAGATATCAGATATCCTGATCTCGGTAGGTGCATATTTGATTTCACAAATAAGTGAAGAGACTAATACAGTATTTCAAGTTTCACTCGATGAATCAGACACATTCTCTTCAATAAGTATTGAACTAGGGCAAATAAATAAGTTTGAGGATTTATTTAAAGAAGTCTTTAAAGTTCGTAAAAGTGTTTCAGCAGATGCAAGTTACAGAACAGAAGATTTAAAAAGAAAAGTAGTTGCAAAGGATACATATGAGATTGTGCCTCTTTTCTATAAGTCTGAAAACATAAGTGCAAGCTTTGCTCTGTTAGATGTATTTGATATTGCATTTGAATATGGCGAAGAGGAATGTACCACATTGTATATAAGATTTAATGGAAATCGGTTAAGTAAAGCTAAAATGAAGGAGTTTGCAGCACTATATTTAAAGATTCTTAGTTTGTTTTTAAAATAA